From Halococcus agarilyticus, one genomic window encodes:
- a CDS encoding cupin domain-containing protein, with amino-acid sequence MNVVETDEADGFFDVVAGTERSQAATMVLSPGQSTGGPENRHPEADQWCYVADGTGVAVVDGEECRLTSGTLVCIEAGEAHEIRNDGDERDGDDGGPLRTVSVYAPPVY; translated from the coding sequence GTGAACGTCGTCGAGACCGACGAGGCCGACGGCTTCTTCGACGTCGTCGCCGGCACCGAGCGCTCTCAGGCCGCGACGATGGTGCTCTCGCCGGGTCAGTCGACCGGCGGCCCCGAGAACCGCCATCCAGAGGCCGATCAGTGGTGCTACGTCGCCGACGGAACCGGCGTCGCCGTCGTCGACGGCGAGGAGTGCCGTCTCACATCTGGTACGCTCGTCTGCATCGAGGCCGGCGAAGCGCACGAGATCCGCAACGACGGCGATGAGAGGGACGGTGACGACGGAGGACCGCTCCGGACGGTCAGCGTCTACGCGCCACCGGTCTACTGA
- a CDS encoding LUD domain-containing protein has product MATETVATFESSLDELGVGLTRTDPEGFDDALAAILDEPAVGVPLRIDGVSLDDVPVTVDPTLAELRAARTGVTPVGTAVATYGTLAIESSPAGDEPVSLFPERHVAVVREEDIVWGLDEAFARLDEAFDAGRDSVVFATGVSATADMGSMVEGVHGPTAVHVVVVES; this is encoded by the coding sequence ATGGCAACCGAGACGGTCGCGACGTTCGAGTCCTCGCTCGACGAGCTGGGGGTCGGGCTGACGCGCACCGACCCGGAGGGGTTCGACGACGCGCTCGCGGCGATTCTCGACGAACCGGCGGTCGGCGTCCCGCTCCGGATCGACGGCGTCTCGCTCGACGACGTGCCGGTCACGGTCGATCCGACGCTCGCCGAACTCCGGGCGGCGCGGACCGGCGTGACGCCGGTCGGGACGGCGGTCGCGACCTACGGTACGCTCGCGATCGAGTCATCCCCCGCGGGCGACGAGCCGGTGAGTCTCTTTCCCGAGCGCCACGTCGCGGTCGTTCGCGAGGAAGACATCGTGTGGGGGTTGGACGAGGCGTTCGCGCGGCTCGACGAGGCGTTCGACGCCGGCCGGGACAGCGTGGTGTTCGCGACGGGCGTGAGTGCAACCGCCGACATGGGATCGATGGTCGAGGGCGTTCACGGTCCGACCGCGGTTCACGTGGTGGTGGTCGAGTCGTGA
- a CDS encoding NADP-dependent oxidoreductase yields the protein MTDTNRQFVLSKRPDGKPDRDTFELEERDVPEPRHGEVLVRTLYLSVDPYMRGRMRDRESYADPWDVGDRMAGHVVGEVVESAHDDWGAGEFVFGEGFWSEHSLLDGDDLTSIDPDHENLTLPTYLGVLGMPGRTAYFGTLDVLEPDPGDTVVVSGAAGAVGSTVGGIAGLGGARVVGFAGSDEKVDYLEDDLGFDAGINYKTTDDYREALGDAAPNGVDAYFDNVGGPISDAVFTRLNVDARVAICGQIALYNEEGVPTGPRKLPGLIAPRARVEGFLVGDYATRFEHANDRLHEWVTNGDIAHRESIVEGFENAPDAFLGLFEGDNIGKQVVKVAEPSES from the coding sequence GTGACAGACACCAACCGCCAGTTCGTTCTGAGCAAGCGTCCCGACGGGAAACCCGATCGCGACACGTTCGAACTCGAAGAACGCGACGTTCCGGAGCCACGTCACGGCGAGGTGCTCGTCCGCACGCTGTACCTCTCGGTCGATCCGTACATGCGCGGACGGATGCGCGACCGCGAGTCCTACGCCGATCCGTGGGACGTCGGCGACCGGATGGCGGGCCACGTCGTCGGCGAGGTCGTCGAGTCCGCACACGACGACTGGGGCGCTGGAGAGTTCGTCTTCGGCGAAGGATTCTGGAGCGAGCATTCCCTTCTCGACGGCGACGACCTCACCTCGATCGACCCCGATCACGAGAACCTCACGCTCCCCACCTACCTCGGCGTGCTCGGGATGCCCGGCCGGACGGCGTACTTCGGCACGCTCGACGTGCTCGAACCCGATCCGGGCGACACGGTCGTCGTTTCGGGCGCGGCTGGTGCGGTCGGCTCGACCGTCGGCGGGATCGCCGGCCTCGGCGGTGCGCGCGTCGTCGGGTTCGCAGGCAGCGACGAGAAGGTGGACTACCTCGAAGACGATCTCGGGTTCGACGCCGGCATCAACTACAAGACGACCGACGACTACCGCGAGGCGCTCGGCGACGCCGCACCGAACGGCGTCGACGCCTACTTCGACAACGTCGGCGGCCCGATCTCGGACGCGGTGTTCACCCGGTTGAACGTCGACGCGCGGGTGGCGATCTGCGGCCAGATCGCGCTCTACAACGAGGAGGGGGTCCCGACAGGACCGCGAAAACTCCCGGGGCTCATCGCGCCGCGCGCCCGCGTCGAGGGCTTTCTCGTCGGTGATTACGCGACCAGATTCGAGCACGCGAACGACCGCCTCCACGAGTGGGTGACGAACGGCGACATCGCCCACCGCGAGTCGATCGTCGAGGGGTTCGAGAACGCTCCCGACGCCTTCCTCGGACTGTTCGAGGGCGACAACATCGGCAAGCAAGTCGTGAAAGTCGCGGAGCCGAGTGAATCGTGA